DNA sequence from the Cellulophaga sp. HaHaR_3_176 genome:
ATTTGAATTTCCCGTTATTTAAAACATTTTCATAAGGTATATTGATGGAATTCGGAATATGACCACTTCTTAAATCTTTTCTAGGTTCTGGTGCTGTACCATCAAACCTACCACTAGATCGAGCATCAATAAGTAAAGTATTTTCTGCAGTTGTATTTTCTAACACTGAAGTGAAATTCACTAGTTTACTTTTATCAAAAGATGTTTTAAAATCTCCTTTATTTGATGTGTCAAATATTCGATTTTCTACAGGTAAACCACTACTCATCCATTCTGGAAGGCCGCCATCTAAAACTGCAATATCGCTATGCCCCATTGCGTTAAACATCCACAAAACCCTAGGGCTCCAGTATACTCCTAAATTATCATAAACTACAATTTTACTAGTTGAATTAATTCCTAAGTTTTGGCAAGCTAATTGAAATTTTTCCGCTGATGGTAATGTATTTGGGTATTTACTATCTGTATCTGAAAAATCATTTTTTAGATCAAAAAACCGAGCGCCAGCAATTTTCACACTATCTAAACGTGCCTCTTTCGCTGCAATTGCAACAGAACTAGCATCTAAAATAATTAAATCAGAATCACTCAAGTGATTTTTTAACCAATCAACAGTAACCAAAGAATCCATACTCAAACATTTAAAATTAAAACAAAAAAAAGAGATAACTAAGTTACCTCTTTTTATACATTTTATAAAGTTTAAGTCTACCTACTATAATTAGGAGATTCTTTTGTAATTGTTACATCATGTGGGTGACTTTCATTAATACCACTTGCTGTAATTTTCACAAACCTACCAGTATCTTGGAGTGTTGCAATATCTTTTGCTCCACAATAACCCATACCTGCTTTAAGACCACCAATAAATTGATGTATACTCTCAAACAAATCTCCTTTGTAAGGTACACGACCTACAATACCTTCTGGCACTAATTTTTTAATATCATCTTCTACATCTTGGAAATAACGATCTTTTGAGCCTTGTTTCATCGCTTCAACAGATCCCATTCCTCGATATGATTTGAATTTTCTTCCCTCGTATATAATAGTTTCTCCAGGAGACTCTTTAGTTCCTGCTAATAGCGATCCTAACATTACCGTATCTGCACCTGCTGCAATTGCTTTTGGAATATCACCCGTATAACGAATACCACCATCTGCAATTACAGGAACACCACTGCCTTTAATAGCAGCAGCAACTTCTAATACAGCAGAAAATTGAGGAAAACCTACCCCAGCAATAATACGTGTTGTACATATTGAACCTGGGCCAATACCTACTTTAACAGCATCAGCACCTGCTTCTACTAAATATTTAGCAGCTTCACCTGTTGCTATATTACCTACAATAACATCTAAATCAGGAAATTTAGCTTTTACTTTTTTCAAAACATCAACCACACCTCTTGTATGCCCATGAGCAGTATCAATAACAACAGCATCAACACCTGCATTTACTAACGCTTCTGCTCTTTCAACAGCATCTGCAGTTACACCTAAAGCAGCTGCAACTCTTAACCGACCATATTGATCTTTATTCGCAATTGGTTTTTGAGTAAGCTTTGTAATATCTCTAAAAGTTATTAAACCAACTAATTTATAGTCTTTATCAACAACTGGTAATTTTTCAATTTTATTTTCTTGTAAAATATCTTCTGCTTGCTCTAACGAAGTACCTTCTGCAACTGTTACTAAATTTTTAGTAGTCATCACTTCAGCAATAGGACGATCATTGTTTTTCTCAAAACGTAAATCTCTATTTGTAACGATACCAATCAATTTATCCTCTGCATCAACAATCGGAATACCTCCAATACTAAATTCTTTCATACATGCTTTTGCATCGCGAACTACAGAGTTTAATGGTAAAGTTACTGGGTCGATAATCATACCGCTTTCTGCCCTTTTTACTTTACGTACTTTAAGCGCTTGTTGCTCTATTGACATGTTTTTATGTAACACACCAATACCGCCTTCTTGAGCCATAGCAATTGCCATTTTTGACTCAGTAACAGTATCCATAGCGGCAGATACAATTGGAACATTAATAGTAATGTTACGTGTAAATTTTGTTTGAATATTTACTTCTCTTGGAAGTACTTCAGAAAAAGCTGGGACTAAGAGTACGTCATCATAAGTAAGACCTTCTCCAACAATTTTATCAAGATGTGCTTGCATGGCAATTAAAGATTAATTGCGTGCAAATATACGATATTTATTGGTTTAATTGAATCGAACAACTCATTATTCGAATTTTAACTTTATAACATGAAAAGGTTAGCTGATTATAAATGAATACTAATTTATAAGGTTATAATTTAAATTGTAATGTTGTATAAAATGTTCGTGGCTGAGAAGGTAAGATACCAGGTCCTGGATAGCCTGTAGCTCTACGCGTAAAATAACTATTATCTAAAAGGTTATTTACACCTGTTTCTAATTTGAAATTTTTATAAGAATATGATACTGATAAATCTAAAATATCATAAGCAGGTATCTCTCCAATGATACCACTTTGACTCTCAAAATCTCTTGGAGAATTGGTGGCGTC
Encoded proteins:
- a CDS encoding sulfurtransferase; the encoded protein is MDSLVTVDWLKNHLSDSDLIILDASSVAIAAKEARLDSVKIAGARFFDLKNDFSDTDSKYPNTLPSAEKFQLACQNLGINSTSKIVVYDNLGVYWSPRVLWMFNAMGHSDIAVLDGGLPEWMSSGLPVENRIFDTSNKGDFKTSFDKSKLVNFTSVLENTTAENTLLIDARSSGRFDGTAPEPRKDLRSGHIPNSINIPYENVLNNGKFKSVSELKLIFKDVEKENRPLVFSCGSGITACIILLASKIANITNEKAVFDGSWTEWAQRVK
- the guaB gene encoding IMP dehydrogenase, which produces MQAHLDKIVGEGLTYDDVLLVPAFSEVLPREVNIQTKFTRNITINVPIVSAAMDTVTESKMAIAMAQEGGIGVLHKNMSIEQQALKVRKVKRAESGMIIDPVTLPLNSVVRDAKACMKEFSIGGIPIVDAEDKLIGIVTNRDLRFEKNNDRPIAEVMTTKNLVTVAEGTSLEQAEDILQENKIEKLPVVDKDYKLVGLITFRDITKLTQKPIANKDQYGRLRVAAALGVTADAVERAEALVNAGVDAVVIDTAHGHTRGVVDVLKKVKAKFPDLDVIVGNIATGEAAKYLVEAGADAVKVGIGPGSICTTRIIAGVGFPQFSAVLEVAAAIKGSGVPVIADGGIRYTGDIPKAIAAGADTVMLGSLLAGTKESPGETIIYEGRKFKSYRGMGSVEAMKQGSKDRYFQDVEDDIKKLVPEGIVGRVPYKGDLFESIHQFIGGLKAGMGYCGAKDIATLQDTGRFVKITASGINESHPHDVTITKESPNYSR